In Mycolicibacterium phocaicum, one DNA window encodes the following:
- a CDS encoding GH-E family nuclease — MTPAGPVQQVLPDGLGAAQRTSSGSVVYPDRGAGFDFLAENTGTGTRTVARIASATGVRMVTTFVRTPVDTVMLAHTNGFLTINRATPAAETVGMFAPAETRDAAGKLVPSSYVARQLRPGLYQLSEVIDPRPDTKWPVYVDPPLHVGGSGGGPLPAGLFDSITSTVSSAANAVGSAVSSAASATASGGKAVFTFVKNNPVETAVIVAGAAVAVTGVGGPAGAAAIAAAVANVGAAGLQIASEAMPDNQTLGAMSTVANAATMFTPTGAAKKIAEEGAELAAKQVVTHTDEIIDAAKAVPNPAQVREEIAAAGTAGKPPLPGVETPKAPNGPPAGDVIPGGELSHALPPSAADQRLTTNITSRAPLRQGTKQDIHAAAERDPESGLPLDPNTYEPIKGTPDIGHKPGFEEKTTNDMATQYGLSRREKLEWSNDPSHYQLEARGPNRSHQFENPRSATSMYEDDYKDWLQKNMETNPRLAQDPTAQRRLANLQAQSRPTGAAEEQLSIPVDRGVSGDLRFGVLIAV, encoded by the coding sequence ATGACACCCGCCGGGCCGGTGCAGCAGGTCTTACCCGACGGCCTCGGTGCGGCCCAACGCACCAGCAGCGGATCCGTCGTCTATCCCGATCGTGGTGCAGGGTTTGATTTCTTGGCTGAGAACACCGGTACTGGGACGCGCACGGTTGCCCGCATCGCCAGCGCGACCGGCGTACGCATGGTCACCACCTTTGTGCGCACGCCGGTCGACACCGTGATGTTGGCCCACACCAACGGATTTTTGACCATCAACCGCGCCACACCGGCCGCGGAAACCGTCGGCATGTTCGCCCCGGCCGAAACCCGCGATGCCGCAGGCAAATTGGTGCCGTCATCGTACGTGGCGCGTCAGCTGCGTCCGGGTTTGTATCAGCTCTCTGAGGTCATCGACCCACGCCCAGACACCAAGTGGCCGGTGTACGTGGATCCGCCGCTGCATGTCGGTGGCTCCGGCGGCGGACCGCTACCGGCGGGGTTGTTCGACTCGATCACCAGCACCGTGTCCAGCGCAGCGAACGCGGTCGGCAGCGCGGTGTCGAGTGCGGCCTCAGCGACGGCGTCGGGCGGCAAAGCGGTATTCACGTTCGTGAAGAACAACCCGGTGGAAACAGCGGTCATTGTCGCGGGGGCCGCGGTCGCAGTGACCGGTGTGGGTGGGCCAGCCGGCGCCGCCGCGATCGCTGCGGCGGTCGCCAACGTTGGCGCAGCCGGGTTGCAGATCGCTTCAGAAGCCATGCCGGACAACCAAACCCTCGGGGCGATGTCGACGGTGGCCAACGCGGCGACCATGTTCACCCCCACCGGGGCGGCCAAGAAGATCGCCGAAGAAGGCGCCGAACTGGCCGCCAAACAGGTCGTTACGCACACCGACGAGATCATTGACGCCGCCAAGGCCGTCCCCAACCCAGCACAGGTACGCGAGGAGATCGCCGCCGCCGGCACCGCCGGGAAACCGCCGCTGCCCGGCGTCGAGACGCCCAAGGCACCGAATGGGCCGCCGGCTGGGGATGTGATTCCCGGTGGGGAGCTCAGTCATGCGTTGCCGCCCTCTGCTGCTGATCAGCGGCTCACTACCAACATCACCAGCCGGGCGCCGCTACGGCAGGGAACCAAACAAGACATCCATGCCGCTGCCGAACGTGATCCCGAGAGCGGGCTTCCACTGGACCCGAACACGTACGAACCCATCAAAGGCACGCCGGATATCGGGCATAAGCCGGGTTTTGAAGAGAAGACCACCAACGACATGGCCACGCAGTACGGGCTGTCGCGTCGGGAGAAGCTCGAATGGTCCAATGATCCGAGCCATTACCAGCTCGAGGCGCGCGGTCCGAACCGATCTCACCAGTTCGAGAACCCGCGCAGCGCCACCAGCATGTATGAGGACGATTACAAGGACTGGCTGCAAAAGAACATGGAGACCAATCCGCGCCTGGCTCAGGACCCGACCGCCCAGCGGCGCCTGGCGAACCTTCAAGCCCAGTCCCGTCCGACCGGTGCGGCTGAGGAGCAATTGTCAATACCTGTGGATCGGGGTGTTTCAGGCGACCTCCGTTTCGGTGTGTTGATCGCCGTCTGA
- a CDS encoding aspartate aminotransferase family protein yields MTTINAAQQLSTDLSAKAKRHLWGHFARHGADIAPPIITRGEGVTIFDDRGKSYIDGLSGLFVVQVGHGREELAAAAARQAEQLSFFPLWSYASPPAIELAERIANYAPGDLNRVFFTTGGGEAVESAWKLAKQFFKLTGKPGKHKVISRSIAYHGTPQGALAITGIPAFKAPFEPLTPGGFRAPNTNFYRAPDAYAHDPEAFGRYCADRIAEAIEFEGPDTVAAVFLEPVQNAGGCFPPPPGYFQRVREICDRYDVLLVSDEVICAYGRIGSMFACDDFGYIPDIITSAKGLTSGYSPIGAMIASDRLFEPFNDGKTMFAHGYTFGGHPVSSAVALANLDIFEREGINAHVKATAPAFRATLEKLYDLPIVGDVRGEGFFYGIELVKDKATRETFNSEESERLLRGFLTPALWEAGLYCRADDRGDPVIQLAPPLISGQKEFDAIYDILHNVLSEAGRRL; encoded by the coding sequence ATGACAACAATCAATGCAGCACAACAACTTTCAACCGACTTGTCGGCCAAGGCCAAACGGCATCTGTGGGGTCATTTCGCCCGTCACGGGGCCGATATCGCCCCGCCCATCATCACCCGCGGTGAAGGCGTCACCATCTTCGACGACCGGGGCAAAAGCTATATCGACGGGCTGTCGGGCCTGTTCGTCGTGCAGGTCGGGCACGGCCGCGAGGAACTCGCGGCGGCGGCTGCGCGCCAGGCCGAGCAGCTGTCGTTCTTCCCACTGTGGTCCTACGCGTCTCCGCCCGCGATCGAGCTGGCCGAACGCATCGCCAACTATGCGCCGGGCGACCTGAATCGCGTCTTCTTCACCACCGGCGGCGGCGAAGCGGTGGAGAGTGCCTGGAAGCTGGCCAAGCAGTTCTTCAAGCTGACCGGGAAACCCGGTAAGCACAAGGTGATTTCGCGGTCCATCGCCTACCACGGCACCCCTCAGGGTGCACTGGCGATCACCGGGATCCCGGCGTTCAAGGCGCCGTTCGAACCACTCACGCCCGGTGGCTTCCGCGCACCGAACACCAACTTCTACCGCGCGCCCGACGCCTACGCGCACGACCCGGAGGCGTTCGGCCGGTACTGCGCGGACCGCATCGCCGAAGCCATCGAGTTCGAGGGTCCCGATACCGTCGCCGCGGTGTTCCTGGAGCCGGTGCAGAACGCGGGCGGATGCTTCCCACCACCACCGGGGTACTTCCAGCGCGTCCGTGAGATCTGCGACCGGTACGACGTACTCCTGGTGTCCGACGAGGTGATCTGCGCCTACGGCCGCATCGGCTCGATGTTCGCCTGCGACGATTTCGGCTACATCCCCGACATCATCACCAGCGCAAAGGGTTTGACGTCCGGCTACTCCCCGATCGGGGCGATGATCGCCAGCGACCGCCTGTTCGAACCCTTCAACGACGGCAAGACGATGTTCGCCCATGGCTACACCTTCGGTGGACACCCGGTGTCGTCCGCGGTGGCGCTGGCCAACCTCGACATCTTCGAGCGCGAGGGCATCAACGCCCACGTGAAGGCGACCGCCCCGGCATTCCGGGCAACACTGGAAAAGCTGTACGACCTTCCGATCGTCGGCGATGTCCGCGGCGAGGGGTTCTTCTACGGCATCGAACTGGTCAAGGACAAAGCCACCAGGGAGACCTTCAACAGCGAAGAGTCCGAGCGCCTGTTGCGCGGCTTCCTGACCCCCGCACTGTGGGAGGCGGGTCTGTATTGCCGCGCCGACGATCGTGGCGACCCAGTGATCCAGCTGGCTCCGCCACTGATCAGCGGCCAGAAGGAGTTCGACGCGATCTACGACATCCTGCACAACGTCCTCAGCGAAGCGGGGCGTCGCCTTTAG